The following proteins are encoded in a genomic region of Aquella oligotrophica:
- a CDS encoding tetratricopeptide repeat protein: MNRRIKLKYICLGIIFLPQLSLAFSWKDLWFNQDQQAQQLLKSNKPKEAAEKFHDEKWKGIAYYKDKQYDKAYREFQNDKSAQGYYNQGNALANMQKYQEAIDAYSQSLKLDKNNQDAKDNIEILKKLQQQQKQNQQQNSDSKSDQDKKDQNNKQDSQSQQNKDNNSKGQQNQQQNNQQNNANNNQDNKQQQDKDQQSQGQQQDKPQNGENNNNQNQSSQQQQQDSQKQNQPMKDDTKEKANNQSQQQSANNDKNQQQKQAQEQQAKQQAEDKKTQQGQQATNAATSQYMTPEEQKQQQELKAILSQVPDDPGGLLRNKFLRDYQKEQQQQGSNNE; this comes from the coding sequence ATGAATAGAAGAATTAAACTAAAATATATTTGCTTGGGTATTATATTTTTACCGCAATTAAGTTTGGCTTTTAGCTGGAAAGACTTATGGTTTAATCAAGATCAGCAAGCTCAACAATTATTAAAATCAAATAAACCGAAAGAAGCCGCAGAAAAATTCCATGACGAGAAATGGAAAGGTATTGCCTATTATAAAGACAAGCAATATGATAAGGCTTATAGAGAATTTCAAAATGATAAATCAGCTCAAGGTTATTATAATCAGGGTAATGCTCTTGCCAATATGCAAAAATATCAGGAAGCAATCGATGCATACTCTCAATCATTGAAATTGGATAAAAATAATCAGGATGCTAAAGATAATATTGAAATCTTGAAAAAACTTCAGCAACAGCAAAAGCAGAATCAGCAGCAAAACTCTGACTCCAAATCAGATCAAGACAAAAAAGATCAAAATAATAAGCAAGACTCTCAGTCGCAGCAGAATAAGGACAATAATTCTAAAGGTCAGCAAAATCAACAACAGAATAACCAGCAAAATAATGCTAATAATAATCAAGATAATAAACAACAACAAGATAAAGATCAACAATCTCAAGGACAACAACAAGATAAACCGCAAAATGGAGAAAATAATAACAATCAAAATCAATCATCGCAACAACAGCAACAAGATAGTCAAAAGCAGAATCAGCCGATGAAAGATGATACCAAAGAAAAAGCGAATAATCAAAGCCAGCAACAGTCTGCAAACAACGATAAAAATCAGCAGCAAAAGCAGGCTCAGGAACAACAGGCTAAGCAGCAAGCAGAAGATAAAAAAACACAGCAGGGACAACAAGCCACCAATGCAGCTACTAGCCAATATATGACACCTGAAGAGCAGAAACAGCAGCAAGAATTAAAAGCCATCCTCTCACAAGTACCAGATGATCCGGGTGGACTATTAAGAAATAAATTTTTACGTGATTACCAAAAAGAACAACAACAGCAAGGAAGTAATAATGAATAA
- a CDS encoding BatD family protein, with protein sequence MNKKILFSSLLLLIAGNVFATVSASVDRSQIALGQSFTLTINLPDSNDTPNLDVLKSNFEIYGTSTSSQTNIINGKVNSQNTLTVNLIPKNPGKQLIPAIKVGNDATAPISIEVSEGDSNNKVADAKDSAVYLEASVGKQSLYVGVPFLYTVKLYFNVSLSNLSMEPLNIDGAQIEAQGKPIQYQSNENGKTYQVVEQRFMVTPNKSGKLTIPPAKIRGAIADNDNNSFFPMMANKPFMANSKPVNLEVKAVPANIAINQWFPAKNVKATDSWSISSDTLKVGEPLTHTISLEALGVPATSIPELEINNPAEVNAYPDKAQSSTNSNNGELTGTKTFKIAYIPTKAGTLSFPTITIKWWDITADTLKTVTIPAKTYTVTADPTTPANQNLSASQISSANNTGNSEKTVTKIKPENPLWKYLTFLFAGLWLITLGFMLKLSRKRKISNPQQSSTDISVVDFASNKSINITTLKEACNSKNISATCNALINWAQAFSDKKIYTISDINSVIFHEKLANLIQKLNSATYNDEKFDNFDSIPELIKSIESRIKKPIKKNTLGELYPK encoded by the coding sequence ATGAATAAAAAGATCCTCTTTAGCAGTTTACTATTATTGATTGCAGGCAATGTATTTGCCACTGTATCAGCTAGTGTCGATAGAAGTCAGATTGCCTTGGGACAGAGTTTTACCCTAACTATAAATCTACCCGACTCAAACGATACGCCGAATCTGGATGTATTAAAAAGCAACTTTGAAATTTATGGAACATCGACTAGCAGCCAAACAAATATTATTAATGGCAAAGTAAATTCACAAAATACGCTAACAGTTAATCTTATTCCAAAAAATCCGGGAAAACAGCTAATCCCAGCAATAAAAGTTGGTAATGATGCAACCGCGCCAATTAGCATAGAAGTAAGCGAAGGCGATAGTAATAATAAGGTCGCCGATGCCAAAGATAGTGCAGTTTATCTTGAAGCTTCAGTTGGTAAGCAAAGCCTGTATGTTGGAGTACCATTTTTATATACAGTAAAACTATATTTTAATGTATCGCTATCTAATCTTAGCATGGAACCATTAAATATTGATGGTGCGCAAATCGAGGCTCAAGGTAAACCAATTCAATACCAGAGTAATGAAAATGGTAAGACTTATCAGGTTGTCGAGCAAAGATTTATGGTAACACCAAATAAATCTGGTAAACTAACCATTCCTCCTGCCAAAATAAGAGGAGCAATTGCGGATAACGATAATAACAGCTTCTTCCCAATGATGGCAAATAAACCATTTATGGCAAATTCAAAACCAGTTAATCTGGAGGTAAAAGCTGTCCCGGCTAATATTGCGATTAACCAGTGGTTTCCTGCCAAAAATGTGAAAGCTACTGATAGTTGGTCTATTTCTAGCGACACACTTAAGGTGGGTGAGCCATTAACCCATACCATCTCGCTTGAAGCATTGGGCGTACCAGCCACATCGATTCCAGAACTGGAGATTAATAATCCAGCTGAAGTTAATGCTTATCCAGATAAGGCGCAAAGTAGCACTAATAGCAACAATGGCGAATTAACCGGAACTAAAACTTTCAAAATCGCCTATATCCCAACCAAGGCAGGAACGCTATCTTTTCCAACGATTACGATTAAATGGTGGGACATCACTGCTGATACACTTAAAACAGTCACCATCCCTGCCAAAACTTATACTGTTACTGCGGATCCCACTACACCAGCCAACCAAAATTTAAGTGCTAGCCAAATATCTTCAGCTAATAATACGGGTAATAGCGAAAAAACTGTTACTAAAATTAAGCCTGAAAACCCGCTCTGGAAATATCTAACCTTCTTATTTGCCGGATTATGGCTAATAACCTTGGGCTTTATGTTAAAACTATCCCGTAAAAGAAAAATTAGTAATCCGCAGCAATCAAGTACTGATATTAGCGTGGTAGATTTTGCTAGCAACAAGAGTATTAACATCACTACATTAAAAGAAGCCTGCAATAGCAAAAACATTAGCGCAACCTGTAACGCTCTGATTAACTGGGCACAAGCATTTTCGGATAAAAAAATCTATACTATTAGTGATATTAATAGTGTAATTTTTCATGAGAAGTTGGCAAATCTAATTCAGAAATTAAATTCTGCAACATATAATGATGAAAAATTTGACAATTTTGATAGCATCCCAGAATTGATTAAATCCATTGAATCCAGAATTAAAAAGCCCATCAAGAAGAATACTCTAGGAGAGCTATATCCAAAATAA
- a CDS encoding J domain-containing protein: MNRIEACQALRLNDNQVLDLGIIKKAYRKLSKVHHPDKGGNNESMILINQAYRFLITDIQKPIIENSTSSLCLFNDLFNFMLANYLLAYSRYTATVCNTLP, translated from the coding sequence ATGAATAGAATTGAAGCATGTCAAGCATTAAGATTAAATGATAATCAGGTATTGGATCTGGGTATTATAAAAAAGGCATATCGTAAACTCTCAAAAGTACATCACCCAGATAAAGGTGGTAATAATGAAAGTATGATATTGATTAATCAGGCTTATAGATTTCTTATCACAGATATTCAGAAACCAATAATTGAAAACTCAACAAGTAGCTTATGTCTGTTTAATGATTTATTTAATTTTATGCTGGCTAACTATCTCCTTGCTTATTCAAGATATACAGCCACTGTATGCAATACGCTACCCTAA
- a CDS encoding autotransporter domain-containing protein yields the protein MRLKYIFSLISGLLVVDVPDVYATNNSNESAVFEKTGESSVTLAKYDGIVGNAPKDVTVSSAGVGIQETPNNTQAYLFFSQTLANQIYYEVRVWGAYNYMTQNPIFDSVPVSNIQNPLGTGFSGFLGYNFHVNEHIDMTPYARMNYFKNFQLVYEDSNGNYINSTTLAGFLGLKISFKETKYFTPYLNFWMGFQQVALIGTLQEGETNPGVVQTATVDQIVANTQIGFAFKVSQSMSLIPYWQYQTAANYPDSVAMASPSDGGFGVNSQTNSIQMIGAKFNVSW from the coding sequence TTGCGTTTAAAGTATATATTTTCTTTAATAAGTGGTTTATTGGTAGTTGATGTTCCGGATGTTTATGCTACTAATAATAGTAATGAGTCGGCAGTATTCGAAAAAACTGGTGAATCAAGTGTTACCTTAGCCAAATATGACGGGATAGTTGGTAATGCGCCTAAGGATGTTACGGTTTCTTCTGCTGGTGTTGGTATTCAGGAGACCCCCAACAATACGCAGGCATATCTATTTTTCTCACAAACTTTAGCAAATCAGATTTATTATGAAGTGCGAGTTTGGGGCGCGTACAACTATATGACTCAGAATCCAATTTTTGATTCCGTGCCAGTATCTAATATTCAAAATCCATTAGGTACTGGTTTTAGTGGCTTTTTGGGTTATAATTTTCATGTGAATGAACACATAGACATGACTCCATATGCCCGGATGAATTATTTCAAAAATTTTCAGCTAGTTTATGAAGACAGTAATGGTAACTATATTAATTCAACAACACTGGCTGGCTTTCTGGGGCTAAAGATTTCATTTAAGGAAACCAAATACTTTACGCCATATCTTAATTTCTGGATGGGTTTTCAGCAAGTGGCTTTGATAGGTACTCTTCAGGAGGGGGAAACTAACCCGGGTGTTGTTCAGACTGCAACGGTAGATCAAATTGTTGCAAATACCCAAATTGGCTTTGCATTTAAGGTATCTCAGTCAATGAGTCTTATCCCGTATTGGCAATATCAGACTGCTGCTAATTATCCGGATAGTGTCGCGATGGCTTCTCCGTCTGACGGAGGGTTTGGAGTAAATTCACAGACAAATTCGATTCAGATGATTGGCGCAAAGTTTAACGTAAGTTGGTGA
- a CDS encoding polysaccharide biosynthesis protein yields the protein MGSILKDKLAYLFKWEILALLLLDCVLLPAALFTAVWLRLGAEWDPKITPHIWLFFCLPLWTIPLFIQLGLYRAIIKFLDDTVVYIVFIGVTVSVLVLTVFIHFSNALAFPRTAIIIYWLFALVYIGGSRFMLRGILRKIGYNAEARPVAIYGAGSAGVQLATSLTHGNEYAPLLFIDDDESKWYKTIRGLKVYPPNELILVTKLYHIEEVLLAIPSAPLSRRREIINQLEENSIYVKTLPGLASIISGEVKFSDIKDVDIEDLLGRLPVPPNNELLTKNIVGKSVLVTGAGGSIGSELSRQIAALNPERLVILDSSEFALYNIEQELRNRFAYVNLVVILGSVTNEKLVSAVLNRYKVNTIYHAAAYKHVPMVEANPLAGLENNGLGTYVVAEAALNAGVDNMVLISTDKAVRPTNVMGASKRLAELILQAFAEKSGHTVFNMVRFGNVLGSSGSVVPLFKRQIRSGGPITVTHPDIIRYFMTIPEAVQLVIQAGNMAIGGEVFVLDMGDPVKIVDLARKMIYLSGLTLKDAENRSGDIEIKFTGLRPGEKLYEELLIGNNPDKTQHERIMKANEKFIAMELLKPKLLLMSDFIRFNEIHAALDLLKELVIEYTPGIE from the coding sequence ATGGGGTCAATATTAAAAGATAAACTAGCCTATTTGTTTAAATGGGAAATTTTGGCATTACTCCTTTTGGATTGTGTCTTGTTACCAGCAGCGCTCTTTACTGCTGTCTGGCTTAGACTTGGTGCTGAGTGGGATCCTAAAATCACACCTCACATCTGGTTGTTTTTTTGTTTGCCACTGTGGACGATTCCTTTATTTATCCAACTGGGACTATACCGGGCGATTATAAAATTTCTTGACGATACTGTAGTCTATATTGTCTTTATTGGGGTTACTGTTTCAGTACTAGTTCTGACAGTATTTATTCATTTTTCTAATGCTTTGGCGTTTCCCCGGACGGCAATTATTATCTACTGGTTATTTGCACTGGTGTATATCGGTGGTAGCCGATTTATGCTCCGCGGAATTCTACGCAAGATTGGTTATAATGCTGAAGCCCGTCCAGTCGCGATCTATGGTGCTGGTAGTGCGGGAGTACAGCTGGCAACCTCACTTACTCATGGTAATGAGTATGCGCCATTGTTATTTATAGATGATGATGAATCAAAGTGGTATAAGACTATTCGCGGCTTGAAAGTCTATCCTCCCAATGAGTTGATATTAGTTACCAAGCTATATCATATAGAAGAGGTTTTATTGGCAATTCCTTCTGCACCACTAAGTCGCCGTCGTGAGATTATTAATCAACTTGAAGAAAACTCAATTTATGTCAAAACATTGCCCGGGCTTGCAAGTATTATTAGCGGCGAGGTGAAATTTTCTGATATTAAGGATGTTGATATTGAGGATTTATTGGGTAGGCTGCCAGTGCCACCCAATAATGAGTTACTTACCAAAAATATTGTCGGTAAAAGTGTATTAGTGACTGGCGCAGGGGGATCAATTGGTAGTGAATTATCAAGGCAGATCGCAGCGCTTAATCCAGAGCGTTTGGTTATTCTTGATTCATCAGAGTTTGCCTTATATAATATTGAACAAGAGTTACGTAATCGTTTTGCATATGTTAATCTTGTTGTAATACTTGGTAGTGTTACTAATGAAAAATTGGTTTCAGCGGTTCTTAATCGATATAAAGTTAATACGATTTACCATGCCGCAGCCTATAAGCATGTGCCGATGGTAGAGGCTAATCCACTTGCTGGGCTAGAGAATAACGGGCTAGGCACTTATGTGGTTGCTGAAGCAGCCTTAAATGCTGGTGTTGATAATATGGTACTTATTTCAACGGATAAAGCAGTTCGCCCAACAAATGTCATGGGTGCGAGTAAGCGGCTTGCTGAGCTTATTTTACAAGCATTTGCTGAGAAGTCTGGACATACGGTATTTAATATGGTCAGATTTGGTAATGTATTAGGATCATCGGGCTCAGTTGTCCCGTTATTTAAGCGACAAATTAGGTCGGGTGGACCAATTACCGTAACCCATCCAGATATAATTCGCTATTTTATGACTATTCCTGAAGCAGTACAACTGGTTATTCAGGCGGGGAATATGGCGATTGGTGGTGAAGTATTTGTACTTGATATGGGGGATCCAGTTAAAATTGTTGACTTAGCAAGAAAAATGATTTATCTGAGTGGACTAACTCTAAAAGATGCTGAGAATCGTAGTGGAGATATAGAGATCAAGTTTACTGGCTTACGTCCAGGTGAAAAGCTCTATGAAGAGCTACTAATTGGTAATAATCCCGATAAAACCCAACATGAGCGGATTATGAAAGCAAATGAGAAATTTATTGCTATGGAGTTATTGAAGCCAAAATTACTTTTAATGAGTGACTTTATTCGCTTTAATGAAATACATGCTGCACTAGATTTACTGAAAGAGTTGGTTATTGAATATACGCCGGGGATTGAATAA
- a CDS encoding sugar transferase: MLAKRIFDIVCSFIGLLILSPIFLVIIVLIKTGSKGPVFFRQTRIGQYEKPFQIHKFRTMIVDAEARGLKITVGVDPRVTVIGRFLRKSKLDELPQLIDVFLGSMSLVGPRPEVPEYVRYFPPEVKAVVFRVKPGITDYASLKMIDENEILAKSENPENAYINEILPEKLAYAVKYVKTRSMTTDIYLIFLTIFKIFAR, from the coding sequence GTGTTAGCCAAACGAATTTTTGATATTGTTTGTTCCTTCATTGGGTTACTGATTCTATCTCCAATTTTTCTTGTTATTATCGTATTGATTAAAACTGGTTCTAAAGGACCAGTTTTTTTCCGACAAACTAGAATTGGGCAGTATGAAAAGCCATTTCAGATTCATAAATTTCGTACCATGATAGTCGATGCCGAAGCACGTGGACTCAAAATAACGGTTGGTGTCGATCCTCGTGTTACTGTGATTGGACGTTTTTTACGGAAAAGTAAACTTGATGAATTACCGCAGCTCATTGATGTATTTCTAGGTAGTATGTCGCTAGTTGGTCCGCGCCCGGAAGTCCCTGAATATGTCCGATATTTTCCGCCAGAAGTTAAGGCGGTAGTTTTCCGGGTGAAGCCGGGGATAACCGACTATGCATCGTTAAAAATGATCGATGAGAATGAGATATTAGCAAAGTCAGAGAATCCAGAAAATGCCTATATAAACGAAATACTACCAGAGAAACTGGCTTATGCGGTGAAATATGTCAAAACCAGAAGCATGACTACTGATATTTATTTGATTTTTCTAACGATATTTAAAATTTTTGCCCGCTAA
- a CDS encoding DegT/DnrJ/EryC1/StrS family aminotransferase: MEKRFIPFALPDIGEEEINEVVSTLRSGWVTTGPKTKEFEQKFAEYVNANVEAIAVNSATAGLHLALEACGITDGDEVIIPTLTFTATGEIVRYLGADPVFVDCDPNTLCIDIKQIESKITSRTKAIIPVHMAGLACDMEAILAIAKKHNLRVIEDAAHTCPSKINNVYIGQHASDAIVYSFYATKTITTGEGGMIVTSNPEIAKRCKVMRLHGINRDAFDRYTSKKPSWYYEVVAPGYKYNLTDIASSLGLCQLAKADRFQARREAMAERYFAELSDLPLILPPKVKNPATDLHSWHLFCCQLNTDKISRDEFIQQMSDHGVGTSVHFIPLHLQPYWKERYQLSPTDFPAASQYYKNAISLPLYTKMSDEDQSYVIAVIRQILA, from the coding sequence ATGGAAAAAAGATTTATACCATTTGCCTTACCAGATATTGGTGAAGAAGAAATTAATGAAGTTGTATCGACCCTGCGTTCTGGCTGGGTGACTACAGGACCAAAAACTAAAGAATTTGAACAAAAATTTGCTGAATACGTAAATGCTAATGTTGAAGCGATTGCAGTAAATTCGGCGACAGCTGGCTTACATCTTGCGCTTGAAGCGTGCGGGATCACTGATGGTGATGAAGTTATCATCCCAACTCTTACCTTTACTGCAACTGGTGAGATTGTACGTTATCTTGGCGCTGACCCGGTATTTGTAGATTGCGACCCAAATACATTATGTATTGACATCAAGCAGATTGAAAGTAAAATAACTAGCCGGACGAAAGCAATTATCCCGGTACATATGGCGGGGCTTGCCTGTGATATGGAGGCAATTTTAGCAATCGCGAAGAAACATAACCTTCGAGTTATCGAAGATGCGGCACATACCTGTCCAAGTAAAATTAATAATGTTTATATCGGGCAGCATGCCTCAGATGCGATAGTTTATAGTTTTTATGCAACCAAAACGATTACTACTGGTGAAGGCGGGATGATTGTTACTAGTAATCCAGAAATCGCTAAGCGTTGCAAGGTAATGCGCCTACATGGAATAAATCGTGATGCTTTTGATCGTTATACTTCTAAAAAACCATCATGGTATTACGAGGTAGTTGCGCCAGGTTATAAATATAATTTGACCGATATTGCGAGTAGTCTTGGGCTTTGTCAATTAGCCAAAGCTGATCGTTTTCAAGCCAGACGTGAAGCAATGGCAGAGCGTTATTTTGCTGAATTAAGCGATTTACCGCTAATTTTGCCACCTAAAGTCAAAAATCCAGCAACTGATCTACACTCATGGCATTTATTTTGTTGTCAATTAAATACTGATAAAATAAGCCGGGATGAGTTTATCCAACAAATGAGTGATCATGGCGTTGGTACTTCAGTACATTTTATTCCATTACATTTGCAACCCTACTGGAAAGAGCGTTATCAGCTTTCTCCTACTGATTTTCCTGCTGCCAGCCAATATTATAAAAATGCGATAAGTTTGCCATTATATACAAAAATGTCAGATGAAGATCAGAGCTATGTAATTGCTGTCATTAGACAGATTTTAGCTTAG
- a CDS encoding O-antigen ligase family protein — translation MISTQKYYKPDNSVEEFFTISILLFVLFLPDIRLSSSFAARPEDILILLSFIYLCYKRIIFDTFFIRIIILMAIVMFASIGLNNRLISLNSFEFYNKIIKGMVAYNICLLYMQDSDGYHKVSRILIVSIAILAILNILQLVKIPGLTKVYGIYSNQIQMDAFDKVALSSAIPRITGLIGNPNNNATFFLIVLGYVLDVFFLTRRKVYIILIVACIIIIMLTQSRTMFATTGGLFAIVLCLTGNIAIVLFAVIIYFIIQILDIRYLALIFDSSKLSQTHSFTGRVNEWEVLLKMIKLQPILGYGGYKEYFYITQTYPENEYILGWFRYGAVYLCLYCYMFLHLLFNGISKVLNKFSGGYFMLSTSLAMIVGSISNTPFNNPRLFVLFAFVNAFFESSRVHEEI, via the coding sequence ATGATATCTACTCAAAAGTATTATAAGCCAGATAATTCAGTAGAAGAGTTTTTTACCATTTCAATTTTGCTCTTTGTTCTTTTTCTGCCAGATATACGTTTAAGTAGCAGTTTTGCAGCACGACCGGAAGATATTTTAATTTTATTATCATTTATCTATCTTTGCTATAAACGAATCATCTTTGATACGTTTTTTATCCGTATAATTATTCTTATGGCAATAGTGATGTTTGCTTCAATCGGACTTAATAATCGTCTGATATCACTTAATTCATTTGAATTTTACAATAAAATCATCAAGGGAATGGTTGCGTATAATATATGTCTTTTATACATGCAGGATTCTGATGGGTATCACAAAGTATCAAGAATACTTATTGTTTCAATAGCTATTCTTGCGATACTAAACATTCTTCAGCTGGTAAAGATTCCTGGATTAACTAAAGTATATGGTATATACAGTAATCAGATTCAAATGGATGCATTCGACAAAGTTGCTTTATCCTCAGCAATCCCAAGAATTACCGGGCTTATAGGTAACCCAAATAATAATGCTACGTTTTTTTTGATAGTTTTGGGTTATGTTTTGGATGTGTTTTTTCTTACACGAAGAAAGGTTTATATTATTTTAATAGTAGCATGCATCATTATAATAATGTTAACTCAATCAAGAACGATGTTTGCAACCACTGGGGGATTATTTGCCATAGTATTATGTTTGACTGGTAATATTGCAATAGTGCTTTTTGCCGTCATTATATATTTCATTATTCAGATTCTTGATATAAGGTATCTTGCTTTAATATTTGATAGTAGTAAATTATCACAAACTCACTCATTTACCGGAAGGGTTAACGAGTGGGAAGTATTACTAAAAATGATTAAACTCCAACCTATTTTGGGTTATGGAGGATATAAAGAGTATTTTTACATTACCCAAACATATCCTGAAAATGAGTATATTCTTGGCTGGTTCAGATATGGAGCTGTTTATTTGTGTTTATATTGTTATATGTTTCTTCATCTTTTGTTTAATGGAATCTCAAAAGTCTTAAACAAATTTTCTGGTGGCTATTTTATGCTTAGTACCAGCCTAGCAATGATAGTTGGCTCAATAAGTAATACTCCCTTCAATAATCCAAGGTTATTTGTATTGTTTGCATTTGTAAATGCTTTTTTTGAGTCGAGTAGAGTTCATGAAGAGATCTAA